TATGGCAGATAATTTAAACCCTTATAAAACAGTTTTGGAAAATAGTTCTATTGAATCAAAAGTTAGGGGTTCAAGGTTTATTGGAACTATTTTAAATGTCGATTCTAAGATAAAAGCTAATTTAGAACTTGATTTAATTAGAAAAAAATATTGGGATTCAACACATAACTGCTATGCATATAGAATTGCTCCACATGGATTGGAAAGTAAAATGAGTGATGATGGTGAGCCAAGTGGATCAGCAGGTAAACCTATACTATACATTTTACAAAAAGCTGAAATTGTAAATACTTTGATTGTTGTAACAAGGTATTTTGGTGGCTTAAAACTTGGAGTTGGGGGTTTAGTTCGTGCATATTCAGAGTGTGCAAAATTAGTAATTGAAAATTCTAAAATAACAGAAGTTTACCCAACAGAAATTTATAAAATATTTGTTCAATATGAAGATATGAAATATATCAGGCCAATAATTGATAATTATGCAATTAGCTTTGATGAAGAATTTCATGATGTGATAAATTATACTGTCAAAGTGAAAAAAATTGTTGGATTAGAATTTACTGATAAAATAATTGAATCATCTCAAGGTAGAGCCGGTTGGACTAAGCTAGAAAATTGAAGTCTTTATCATATATTTGGATTATAATTATAAATTAACTTAATTAAAGTTTTACATTATTTAGAAAAAATAAAAATATATTTGACCTAAAACCGCTTAATTCCGTATCTTTGTTACTAGTATTCAGGTAATTTATAACCAATATTCAGAATAATGGTAACTGTAGAGAAAAAAACTCCACGAAAAAGAGCTAAATCAAAATATATTTTACTTTCTAATATGTGCGATATATGCACTAAACCAACAAAGTTTCAGTTAGTTGGTTTGGTTGTTGGTTCTGAGGAGACAAAAAAATGGGCAAAGTGTAGTAAGTGTAGGCATACAGTTTTGTTAGACATGGAATTAATAGAAGGTCCAAAGGAAGAAACTAGTTTAGGTGATATTACTGCTGATGAATGTATTCCATATTCTCCAAAAACTTTATATGAAATTGGAGATGCTATTTATCATCAGGCATGGGATGATATGGGCATGGTAAGGTCAAAAGAGATGACTTCAAATGGTAAATTTGCAATCGTTGTTGCGTTTATGAAGTCAGGTGAAAAAAAATTAATTGAAAATTTGAGTTAAAAATTTTATAAATATATAAATTTCAACAAACAAGAATGATAGGAGTTACAATTCAAGAATCGGAAACAATTGACCGAGCTTTAAAGAGGTTTAAAAAGAAATTTGATCGTTCAGGCATTTTACGAGAGTTCAGAGCAAGAACTGCTTTTATTAAGCCATCAATAGTTTCTCGCCAATCAAGGCTTAGAGCTATTAAAAAGCAACATAGAGCAAATCGTGATGCTAATCTTTAATTGAAATTGATAGTTAAAAACCGTTTAAATTTACTTTAGACGGTTTTTTTTTACAATTAAGTTTTTAGATTATTTTTATTTAAATATATCAGTTTTTTTACCGTTCCAATCTGGGAAAAGTTTTGAACTCATATTTACTCCAAATTGTTCTTCAACAATGTTAGAAAATAATGATCTAAAATCGGTTGTTACTGGCAAGTCTCTTGAATCTTCCAAATTCTCAAAACTTAGGATTGGTACATCTCCATTGATGTATGCCAAATTTATCATTTAAATTAATCAATGAATTCACATTTGAAAATGAAGGTGAATTTAATAAAAGGTTAGGTCTTAATAATTTCAAATTGTCATCCCCAAATGGTGTAACAGTCATTAATCCATCCATAGCCCCCCTTTGAAAAATTACAACAAGAATTTTATTTTTTTGTAATGAAAACTTTAAAGCTATTTAAGTTTTATTAATGAAACTTGGAATACCCTCCATTCCTAATAAGAAACAGGATAACCCACTTTCTTTTATAAAAGCTCTTCTTTTCTTTTTGTATTTAATTAAAAAAAGTAAGGTATAATTTTAACAAAATGGTTCCCGTTAAATTTTAAATCAAGACTTATAGTTTTTAGAATATTAGACTGTATATAATTAAAAAAGCCACTTATAAATATAAGTGGCTTAATTAAATCAAACACAAAAGTTGATTAATCTTGATATTCCTCAATAGGCAAACATGAACATACTAAATTTCTATCTCCTAAAGCATTATTAACTCTGCTTACTGATGCCCAAAATTTTCTTTCCTTTAAATAAGGAACAGGGAAGGCAGCTTTTGATCGAGTGTAAGGTTTATCCCATTCATCTGCACAAACAACCTCAGATGTATGAGGTGAATTTTTTAAAACATTATTTTGCTTATCAACAATACCAAGTTCAACTTCTTGAATTTCGCTTCTAATTGAAATTAAAGCTTCAATAAATCTATCAATTTCAGCTTTAGATTCACTTTCAGTTGGTTCAATCATCAATGTACCTGCAACTGGGAAACTCACAGTAGGAGCATGAAAATTATAGTCCATTAATCTTTTTGCAACGTCTTCAACTTCGATACCAGAATTTATTTTTAATTGCCTAAAATCAAGTATACATTCATGAGCAACATTTCCATTTTTACCTTTATACAAAACTGGATAATAATTCTCAAGTTTTTTGGCTATATAATTACCATTTAAAATTGCAATTTCTGTGGCATTTCTCAAACCTTTACTTCCCATCATAAAAATATACATCCAAGAAATTACAAGTATAGAAGAACTTCCCCAAGGGGCAGCTGAAACAGCTCCATTAGTTCCATTAGTTGAATTATTAATAACAATATGATTTGGTAAAAAAGGTGTTAAATGAGATGCTACACCAATTGGACCTACTCCTGGACCACCACCTCCATGTGGTATACAAAATGTTTTATGTAAATTTAAATGGCAAACATCTGCTCCAAAATCACCTGGTCTGCATAATCCAACTTGTGCATTCATATTAGCTCCATCCATATATACTTGCCCACCATTAGAATGAATGATATCACATATTTCTCTGATACCTTCTTCAAAAACGCCATGTGTACTTGGGTAGGTAATCATTAAAGTTGAAAGGTTAGAAGCATGTAATTCAGCTTTCTCTTTTAGATCAGCAATATCTATATTTCCATTCTCATCAGTCTTTGTAACAACTACTTTCATACCAGCCATTACAGCACTTGCAGGATTTGTACCATGAGCAGATTGTGGAATTAAACAAACATTTCTATTGAAATCACCATTCGATAAATGATATCCTCTAATTGCTAAAAGCCCAGCATATTCTCCTTGAGAGCCAGCATTTGGCTGTAAAGAAACTTTATCAAAACCAGTTATTTCTTCAAGAGCTTTTTCTAAAGTATCAAATAATTCAGCATACCCTAATGCTTGATTTTTAGGAACAAAAGGATGTATTGAACCAAATTCTCTCCAAGTTACAGGAAACATTTCACTAGTTGCATTCAGCTTCATTGTACAACTTCCCAAAGGAATCATTGAATGAGTCAATGATAAATCGCGGCTTTCAAGTTTTCTAATGTACCTTAACATTTCAGTTTCACTATGATAAGAATTAAAAACTGGATGTTT
Above is a window of Chlorobiota bacterium DNA encoding:
- the gcvP gene encoding aminomethyl-transferring glycine dehydrogenase, which translates into the protein MVKTSFSHPDIFQNRHIGLNQKEVNEMLEICGYDSIENLINDTIPQNIRLPRELLIEDALSEQDALTRLKNISEKNLVFNSYIGMGYYNTFTPAVIQRNILENPGWYTQYTPYQAEIAQGRLQALLNFQTVIIDLTGLPIANASLLDEATAAAEAMSMSYNQKGSNVSNNFLVSDKCFPQTIDVIKTRAQPLGINVIVGDINNFDLSEGLFGSLLQYPAHDGKVEDYKEFIQKVHDNKAIVTVATDLLSLALLTPPGEFGADIVVGNSQRFGVPMGYGGPHAAFFASKDEFKRVIPGRIIGVSTDSLGKPALRMALQTREQHIRREKATSNICTAQVLLAVMAGMYAVYHGPEGIKKIANRVHSHTSLLSKCLEKAGNIINNSVYFDTLNISPKIDSKQIENIAISKNINFRYFNNGDIGISLDETVGINQVNEILQCFRIYEDATLSIEETTSSITGFFDRKSEYLKHPVFNSYHSETEMLRYIRKLESRDLSLTHSMIPLGSCTMKLNATSEMFPVTWREFGSIHPFVPKNQALGYAELFDTLEKALEEITGFDKVSLQPNAGSQGEYAGLLAIRGYHLSNGDFNRNVCLIPQSAHGTNPASAVMAGMKVVVTKTDENGNIDIADLKEKAELHASNLSTLMITYPSTHGVFEEGIREICDIIHSNGGQVYMDGANMNAQVGLCRPGDFGADVCHLNLHKTFCIPHGGGGPGVGPIGVASHLTPFLPNHIVINNSTNGTNGAVSAAPWGSSSILVISWMYIFMMGSKGLRNATEIAILNGNYIAKKLENYYPVLYKGKNGNVAHECILDFRQLKINSGIEVEDVAKRLMDYNFHAPTVSFPVAGTLMIEPTESESKAEIDRFIEALISIRSEIQEVELGIVDKQNNVLKNSPHTSEVVCADEWDKPYTRSKAAFPVPYLKERKFWASVSRVNNALGDRNLVCSCLPIEEYQD
- the rpsU gene encoding 30S ribosomal protein S21, with translation MIGVTIQESETIDRALKRFKKKFDRSGILREFRARTAFIKPSIVSRQSRLRAIKKQHRANRDANL
- a CDS encoding YigZ family protein; the encoded protein is MADNLNPYKTVLENSSIESKVRGSRFIGTILNVDSKIKANLELDLIRKKYWDSTHNCYAYRIAPHGLESKMSDDGEPSGSAGKPILYILQKAEIVNTLIVVTRYFGGLKLGVGGLVRAYSECAKLVIENSKITEVYPTEIYKIFVQYEDMKYIRPIIDNYAISFDEEFHDVINYTVKVKKIVGLEFTDKIIESSQGRAGWTKLEN